The Streptomyces sp. NBC_01775 genome includes a region encoding these proteins:
- the paaA gene encoding 1,2-phenylacetyl-CoA epoxidase subunit PaaA, with protein sequence MASRTSTLVGSDATGEVAGGAEESAFQAAFDAAVAADERIEPRDWMPDAYRSSLIRQIAQHAHSEIIGMQPEANWIARAPSLRRKAILMAKVQDEAGHGLYLYSAAETLGAGRDELLDKLHSGRQKYSSIFNYPTLTWADVGAIGWLVDGAAITNQVPLCRCSYGPYARAMVRVCKEESFHQRQGYELLLALSRGTEAQHAMAQDAVDRWWWPSLMMFGPPDDESAHSAQSMLWKIKRHSNDELRQRFVDICVPQAEALGLTLPDPDLKWNEQREHWDFGVIDWQEFREVLKGNGPCNEQRIAQRRAAHEEGAWVREAAAAHAAKQHIAEHRTAEHRASATATATAATAEPHDSARTERS encoded by the coding sequence ATGGCATCGAGGACATCGACGCTGGTCGGCAGCGACGCGACGGGCGAGGTTGCGGGCGGGGCCGAGGAATCCGCCTTCCAGGCCGCCTTCGACGCCGCGGTGGCTGCCGACGAGCGCATCGAGCCGCGGGACTGGATGCCGGACGCCTACCGCTCCTCCCTCATCCGCCAGATCGCCCAGCACGCCCACTCCGAGATCATCGGTATGCAGCCGGAGGCCAACTGGATCGCCCGCGCCCCCTCCTTGCGCCGCAAGGCGATCCTGATGGCCAAGGTCCAGGACGAGGCGGGCCACGGCCTGTATCTCTACAGCGCCGCGGAGACGTTGGGCGCGGGCCGCGACGAGCTGCTCGACAAGCTGCACTCGGGTCGGCAGAAGTACTCCTCGATCTTCAACTACCCCACCCTGACCTGGGCGGACGTCGGCGCCATCGGCTGGCTGGTGGACGGCGCGGCGATCACCAACCAGGTGCCGCTGTGCCGCTGCTCTTACGGCCCCTACGCCCGCGCCATGGTCCGCGTCTGCAAGGAGGAGTCCTTCCACCAGCGCCAGGGCTACGAACTGCTGCTGGCCCTGAGCCGGGGCACCGAGGCGCAGCACGCCATGGCGCAGGACGCGGTGGACCGCTGGTGGTGGCCCTCGCTGATGATGTTCGGTCCACCCGACGACGAGTCGGCCCACAGCGCGCAGTCGATGCTGTGGAAGATCAAACGGCATTCCAACGACGAGCTGCGCCAGCGCTTCGTGGACATCTGCGTCCCCCAGGCCGAAGCTCTCGGCCTCACGCTGCCCGACCCGGACCTGAAGTGGAACGAGCAGCGGGAGCACTGGGACTTCGGCGTCATCGACTGGCAGGAGTTCCGCGAGGTCCTGAAGGGCAACGGGCCGTGCAACGAACAGCGGATAGCCCAGCGCCGAGCGGCACATGAGGAAGGTGCCTGGGTCCGCGAAGCCGCCGCGGCCCACGCCGCCAAGCAACACATCGCTGAACACCGCACCGCTGAACACCGCGCCTCGGCCACCGCCACAGCCACCGCCGCCACCGCCGAACCGCACGACTCCGCCCGGACAGAGAGGAGCTGA
- a CDS encoding TrmH family RNA methyltransferase → MTGGTEWERYAAEGVLLDGFHALKHALRFGARVPVAVARDRPAALALAAELAPDLTGTLEELLEEVPGETLRALVPRPHPTGVAALALRDPARGGVPRERSGRDAPLVVLDNPRNLGNVGAVVRLVAGAGAGGVLTTGDADPWHPSAVRASAGLHFATAVERREAAALPEGPLYAFDPDGADLRDAPLPRGAMLAFGSERHGLSDVVRARADHLVALPMEPQVSSYNLATSVAMALYHWMAQSA, encoded by the coding sequence GTGACTGGTGGGACGGAGTGGGAGAGATACGCCGCTGAGGGCGTGCTGCTGGACGGGTTCCACGCGCTGAAGCATGCTTTGCGCTTCGGCGCACGGGTGCCCGTCGCGGTCGCCAGGGACAGGCCGGCCGCGCTGGCACTGGCCGCGGAGCTGGCGCCCGATCTGACCGGCACTCTTGAGGAACTGCTGGAGGAGGTCCCGGGGGAGACGCTGCGTGCCCTGGTGCCACGCCCGCACCCGACGGGAGTGGCAGCGCTCGCTCTGCGCGACCCCGCGCGAGGCGGCGTGCCCCGGGAGAGGTCCGGCCGGGACGCGCCCCTCGTCGTCCTGGACAACCCCCGCAACCTCGGCAACGTCGGCGCCGTGGTCAGGCTGGTGGCGGGCGCGGGCGCCGGTGGCGTGCTCACCACGGGGGACGCCGATCCCTGGCACCCCTCGGCCGTACGGGCGAGCGCCGGGCTGCACTTCGCGACGGCCGTCGAGCGCCGGGAGGCTGCCGCGCTGCCGGAGGGTCCGCTCTACGCCTTCGACCCGGATGGTGCGGATCTGCGGGACGCGCCGCTTCCCCGGGGTGCGATGCTCGCCTTCGGATCGGAGCGGCACGGGCTCTCGGACGTGGTCCGGGCCCGTGCCGACCATCTCGTGGCGCTTCCCATGGAGCCGCAGGTCTCCAGCTACAACCTGGCCACCAGTGTCGCCATGGCGCTCTACCACTGGATGGCGCAGAGCGCCTGA
- a CDS encoding rhodanese-like domain-containing protein — translation MNALPGQVPQTDVASLPSEALLLDVREDDEWAAGHAEGALHIPMSDFVARQGELTERLGEGERVYVVCRVGGRSAQVAAYLLQQGLDAVNVDGGMLAWESAGRPLVGEAEPAFVR, via the coding sequence ATGAACGCCCTTCCCGGACAGGTGCCGCAGACAGATGTGGCCTCGCTGCCGTCCGAAGCGCTGCTGCTGGACGTCCGAGAGGACGACGAGTGGGCGGCGGGGCACGCCGAGGGCGCGCTGCACATTCCGATGAGCGATTTCGTCGCCCGTCAGGGCGAGTTGACCGAGCGCCTCGGTGAGGGCGAGCGGGTGTATGTCGTCTGCCGGGTCGGCGGTCGCTCGGCGCAGGTCGCCGCGTATCTGCTCCAGCAGGGGCTGGACGCGGTGAATGTGGACGGCGGCATGCTCGCGTGGGAGAGCGCGGGCCGTCCCCTGGTCGGGGAGGCGGAGCCGGCGTTCGTGCGCTGA
- the paaB gene encoding 1,2-phenylacetyl-CoA epoxidase subunit PaaB → MSADWPLWEVFVRSRRGLSHTHAGSLHAPDAQMALRNARDLYTRRSEGVSLWVVPSSEITASSPDEKDPFFAPAADKAYRHPTFYEVPDGVKNL, encoded by the coding sequence ATGAGTGCTGACTGGCCCCTGTGGGAGGTCTTCGTCCGCAGCAGGCGCGGCCTCTCGCACACCCACGCGGGGAGCCTGCACGCCCCGGACGCCCAGATGGCGCTCCGGAACGCCCGGGATCTCTACACCCGCCGCTCCGAAGGCGTCTCCCTCTGGGTGGTGCCCTCCAGCGAGATCACCGCCTCCTCCCCGGACGAGAAGGACCCGTTCTTCGCCCCCGCAGCCGACAAGGCGTACCGCCACCCGACGTTCTACGAGGTCCCGGACGGGGTGAAGAACCTGTGA
- a CDS encoding DUF5819 family protein: MEPAAHQVPGAADGGAHPPGDAQADGADGVDGTGGADGPGTELGTNEPRGASETEGPKGSGGDTGTPEDGARTSEAGAGIPEDGAGTYDAAGTPEDDAGTPEDDAGIPEDDAGAPDSAGIPEGEEPAGVAALSLPARIFVAIALAVVTVGIAFHVAMVFFQTAPYNTISKQHAEVIDAYVNPEFERNWKLFAPNPLQQNVAVHARATVAKDNGDTQTTGWVNLSAMDGEAIRGNPAPSHTQQNELRRGWEFYTDNHDEKSRPIGLRGQLSEDYLKRIVMRRFGPELNGGSVERVQVRSAVTPVAPPKWSEERIDVKTQYAVQPWWQVTSADLPGGGK; encoded by the coding sequence ATGGAGCCAGCAGCGCACCAGGTGCCCGGGGCGGCGGACGGCGGAGCGCACCCGCCGGGTGACGCGCAGGCGGACGGGGCGGACGGGGTGGACGGGACAGGCGGGGCGGACGGACCGGGCACGGAACTCGGGACGAACGAGCCGAGAGGGGCGAGCGAGACGGAGGGGCCGAAAGGGTCTGGCGGGGATACGGGGACTCCCGAGGACGGTGCCAGGACGTCCGAGGCCGGTGCGGGGATCCCCGAGGACGGGGCTGGGACATACGACGCCGCCGGAACCCCCGAGGACGACGCCGGAACCCCCGAGGACGACGCCGGGATCCCCGAGGACGACGCCGGGGCTCCGGACAGTGCCGGGATCCCCGAGGGTGAGGAGCCGGCCGGTGTCGCCGCGCTCTCCCTCCCGGCTCGGATCTTCGTGGCGATAGCCTTGGCCGTCGTCACGGTCGGGATCGCATTCCACGTGGCGATGGTCTTCTTCCAGACTGCCCCGTACAACACCATCAGCAAGCAGCACGCCGAGGTCATCGACGCGTACGTCAACCCCGAATTCGAGCGGAACTGGAAGCTGTTCGCTCCCAACCCGCTCCAGCAGAACGTCGCCGTGCACGCCCGGGCCACCGTTGCCAAGGACAACGGCGACACCCAGACGACGGGCTGGGTCAATCTCAGCGCCATGGACGGCGAGGCGATCCGCGGCAACCCCGCACCCAGCCACACCCAGCAGAACGAACTGCGGCGCGGCTGGGAGTTCTACACCGACAACCATGACGAGAAGAGCCGGCCCATAGGGCTGCGCGGACAGCTGTCCGAGGACTACCTGAAGCGCATCGTGATGCGTCGCTTCGGGCCGGAGCTGAACGGTGGCAGCGTCGAGCGCGTACAGGTGCGCTCCGCCGTCACGCCGGTCGCCCCGCCCAAGTGGAGCGAGGAGCGCATCGACGTCAAGACGCAGTACGCCGTCCAGCCCTGGTGGCAGGTCACCAGTGCTGACCTTCCGGGAGGCGGCAAGTGA
- a CDS encoding HTTM domain-containing protein, translating to MAIGSPRARVERAVSRALTRITAHALGPYQTAIVRIGFGCAWFFFLVREWPHRQELYGPDGPWSWGLAERLIDTNDSFTVLMWSSSDSWFQLVYLIAMAASAAMILGWHTRAASVLFMVGVLSLQNRSVFMGDGGDNVIHLMSMYLVFTRCAQVWSLDARRAARERARGGDARTGGAGGVVLWAVLGAVLLGSSVAGGFTSGWGILYWAVWAVQGLWWVLVKAAARSGHAVRELRDVCDVLANLAHNGVLLVIMVEVCLIYSTAGWFKIQGTRWQDGTAVYYPMNLDYFTPWPELSTLLASSGVMIFLVTYGTVATQVAFPFTLFNRRVKNVLLAMMIIEHISIALLLGLPFFSLAMIAADAVFLPTVFLVWSGRHISALAGRAWGSLPGTGRAKAPGAARTVTWGARGTGAPDEDVQAEEARPDAVSRR from the coding sequence ATGGCCATCGGCAGTCCTCGCGCACGCGTCGAACGCGCGGTCTCACGCGCCCTGACCCGGATCACCGCGCACGCGCTCGGGCCGTACCAGACGGCGATCGTGCGGATCGGGTTCGGCTGCGCCTGGTTCTTCTTCCTGGTGCGTGAATGGCCGCACCGCCAGGAGCTGTACGGACCCGACGGACCCTGGAGCTGGGGGCTCGCCGAGCGGCTGATCGATACCAACGACTCCTTCACGGTGCTGATGTGGTCCAGCAGCGACAGCTGGTTCCAGCTCGTGTACCTCATCGCGATGGCCGCCTCGGCCGCGATGATCCTCGGCTGGCACACCCGGGCCGCGAGCGTGCTGTTCATGGTCGGGGTGCTCTCCCTCCAGAATCGCAGCGTCTTCATGGGCGACGGCGGGGACAACGTCATCCATCTGATGTCGATGTACCTGGTGTTCACCCGCTGCGCGCAGGTGTGGTCCCTGGACGCGCGCCGTGCGGCGCGGGAGCGCGCGCGGGGCGGGGACGCCCGTACGGGAGGCGCCGGCGGGGTGGTCCTGTGGGCGGTGCTGGGCGCCGTGCTGCTGGGCAGCAGCGTCGCGGGCGGCTTCACATCCGGCTGGGGGATCCTCTACTGGGCGGTGTGGGCCGTACAGGGCCTGTGGTGGGTGCTCGTCAAGGCCGCGGCGCGGAGCGGGCACGCGGTGCGCGAGCTGCGCGACGTGTGCGATGTGCTCGCCAACCTCGCGCACAACGGCGTACTGCTCGTCATCATGGTCGAGGTCTGCCTGATCTATTCGACCGCCGGATGGTTCAAGATCCAGGGCACTCGCTGGCAGGACGGCACCGCCGTCTACTACCCGATGAATCTGGACTACTTCACGCCCTGGCCGGAGCTGAGCACGCTGCTCGCGAGCAGCGGAGTCATGATCTTCCTGGTCACCTACGGCACCGTCGCCACCCAGGTCGCCTTTCCGTTCACCCTGTTCAACAGGCGCGTGAAGAACGTGCTGCTGGCCATGATGATCATCGAGCACATCAGCATCGCCCTGCTGCTCGGGCTGCCCTTCTTCTCCCTGGCGATGATCGCCGCGGACGCGGTGTTCCTGCCGACGGTCTTCCTGGTGTGGTCGGGTCGCCACATCTCCGCACTCGCCGGACGCGCCTGGGGCTCTCTGCCCGGCACAGGACGCGCGAAGGCGCCCGGAGCGGCGCGAACGGTCACCTGGGGCGCGCGGGGAACGGGCGCACCGGATGAAGACGTACAAGCCGAGGAAGCGCGCCCGGACGCCGTCTCCCGCCGGTGA
- a CDS encoding NAD(P)H-quinone oxidoreductase — MHAITIPEPGGPEALVWAEVPDPEPGEGEVLVDVAASAVNRADLLQRQGFYEPPPGASPYPGLECSGRISAVGPGVSGWAVGDEVCALLSGGGYAEKVQVPTGQLLPVPDGVDLLTAAGLPEVTCTVWSNVFMVAHLRPGETLLVHGGSSGIGTLAIQLAKAVGARVAVTAGSAAKLKRCAELGADILINYREQDFVDELRSATDGAGADVILDNMGAKYLDRNIKSLAVNGRLAVIGMQGGTKGELNLAALLAKRGAVTATSLRARPPAEKAAIVAAVREHVWPLIAEGQVRAIVDSTVPMRDAAEAHRAMDASGHVGKILLKP; from the coding sequence ATGCATGCGATCACGATTCCCGAACCCGGCGGTCCCGAGGCGCTGGTCTGGGCGGAGGTCCCGGACCCCGAGCCAGGGGAAGGCGAAGTCCTCGTCGATGTCGCGGCGAGCGCCGTCAACCGCGCCGACCTGCTCCAGCGCCAGGGCTTCTACGAGCCGCCGCCGGGCGCCAGCCCGTATCCCGGCCTGGAGTGCTCGGGGCGGATCTCGGCCGTGGGCCCAGGCGTGTCCGGATGGGCGGTCGGCGACGAGGTGTGCGCCCTGCTGAGCGGGGGCGGCTACGCCGAGAAGGTGCAGGTGCCCACCGGCCAGCTGCTGCCCGTGCCCGACGGCGTCGACCTGCTGACGGCGGCGGGTCTGCCGGAGGTGACCTGCACGGTCTGGTCGAACGTCTTCATGGTCGCGCACCTGCGACCGGGCGAGACGCTGCTGGTGCACGGCGGCTCCAGCGGCATCGGCACTCTCGCCATCCAGCTCGCCAAGGCGGTGGGCGCCCGGGTCGCGGTGACGGCGGGCAGCGCGGCGAAGCTGAAGCGCTGCGCCGAGCTGGGCGCGGACATCCTGATCAACTACCGCGAGCAGGACTTCGTCGACGAGCTGCGTTCGGCCACCGACGGGGCGGGCGCCGACGTGATCCTCGACAACATGGGCGCGAAATACCTGGATCGGAACATCAAGTCCCTCGCGGTGAACGGCCGCCTGGCCGTCATCGGCATGCAGGGCGGCACCAAGGGCGAGCTGAACCTCGCCGCGCTGCTGGCCAAGCGCGGTGCGGTGACGGCCACTTCGCTGCGCGCCCGGCCGCCGGCCGAGAAGGCGGCGATCGTGGCGGCCGTACGCGAGCACGTGTGGCCGCTGATCGCCGAGGGCCAGGTGCGGGCCATCGTGGACAGTACGGTCCCGATGCGCGACGCGGCGGAGGCGCACCGCGCCATGGACGCGAGCGGCCACGTCGGCAAGATCCTCCTCAAGCCATGA
- a CDS encoding 2Fe-2S iron-sulfur cluster-binding protein, whose protein sequence is MFHPLHVRAVEQLTDDSAALTLDVPPELRAAYAYAPGQHIALRRTNERGEEIRRTYSLCDPAGAAPETLRVGVRLVERGEFSTYALKELTEGRTVEVLPPTGRFILEPRPGHFAAVVGGSGITPVLSIAATLLKREPEARFCLIRSDRTTASTMFLEEVADLKDRYPDRFQLVTVLSREEQHSGLASGRLDEERLTALLPSLLYAPGIPAMDGWYLCGPLGLVESASKALRSLGVPRSRIHQEIFHADAGMEGGVAANTLTTTSTSPARPAGLAGPAGSLPTGSVTVSATLAGRGGSWPMDDGESVLETVLRNRADAPYACKGGVCGTCRVRLLSGEVHMDRNYALEPEELDAGYVLACQSHPLTPKVEVDFDA, encoded by the coding sequence GTGTTCCATCCGCTGCACGTCAGGGCCGTCGAACAGCTCACGGACGACTCCGCTGCGCTGACCCTCGACGTTCCGCCCGAGCTGCGCGCGGCATACGCCTACGCGCCGGGTCAGCACATCGCGCTGCGCAGGACGAACGAGCGCGGCGAGGAGATCCGCCGCACCTACTCGCTGTGCGACCCGGCAGGCGCCGCTCCCGAGACGCTGCGGGTCGGCGTCCGCCTGGTCGAGCGCGGCGAGTTCTCCACGTACGCCCTCAAGGAGCTGACCGAGGGGAGAACGGTCGAGGTGCTGCCGCCCACCGGCCGGTTCATTCTGGAGCCGCGCCCCGGGCACTTCGCCGCGGTGGTCGGCGGGAGCGGCATCACCCCCGTGCTCTCCATCGCCGCGACGCTGCTGAAGCGGGAGCCCGAGGCGCGGTTCTGTCTGATACGCAGCGACCGGACGACGGCCTCGACGATGTTCCTGGAGGAGGTGGCCGACCTCAAGGACCGCTACCCCGACCGCTTCCAGCTGGTGACGGTCCTCTCGCGCGAGGAACAGCACAGCGGGCTGGCCTCCGGACGGCTGGATGAGGAGCGGCTGACCGCGCTGCTGCCCTCCCTCCTGTACGCGCCGGGGATACCGGCCATGGACGGCTGGTATCTGTGCGGCCCGCTGGGGCTGGTGGAGAGCGCATCCAAGGCGCTGCGCTCCCTGGGCGTGCCCAGATCCCGCATCCACCAGGAGATCTTCCACGCGGACGCGGGCATGGAAGGGGGCGTGGCAGCGAACACCCTCACCACCACCTCCACGTCCCCGGCTCGCCCTGCTGGGCTCGCTGGGCCTGCCGGCTCGCTGCCGACCGGCTCGGTGACGGTCAGCGCCACGCTGGCGGGGCGCGGCGGCAGCTGGCCCATGGACGACGGCGAATCGGTCCTGGAGACGGTGCTGCGCAACCGCGCGGATGCCCCGTACGCGTGCAAGGGGGGCGTATGCGGCACCTGCCGGGTGCGGCTGCTGTCGGGCGAGGTCCACATGGACCGCAACTACGCGCTGGAGCCCGAGGAGTTGGACGCGGGGTACGTCCTGGCCTGCCAGTCCCACCCCCTCACCCCCAAGGTCGAGGTGGACTTCGACGCTTAG
- a CDS encoding PaaD-like zinc ribbon domain-containing protein: MVTAHGHAPAQAPAHAHTPTPAEAAKAAEADTDERLKTLAGLAGSVPDPELPVITLAELGVLRAISEPEPGHLDVELTPTYTGCPAIEAMASDIEGVLRQAGAERVTVRTVLSPPWSTDDISEEGRRKLAEHGVAPPRPTSRADGPFLVGLSPTRHAPPARHAPPGQEASPPPTAEADPVRCPHCGSADTVVLSRFSSTACKALRRCELCGEPFDHFKEV, encoded by the coding sequence ATGGTGACCGCACACGGACACGCACCCGCCCAGGCACCCGCGCACGCACACACCCCGACACCCGCCGAGGCCGCGAAGGCCGCCGAAGCTGACACCGATGAGCGTCTCAAAACTCTGGCGGGACTGGCGGGTTCGGTCCCGGACCCCGAGCTCCCGGTGATCACGCTCGCCGAGCTGGGCGTGCTGCGTGCCATCAGCGAACCCGAGCCGGGCCATCTCGACGTCGAGCTGACCCCGACCTACACCGGATGCCCCGCGATCGAGGCCATGGCCTCCGACATCGAGGGCGTGCTGCGTCAGGCCGGAGCCGAGCGGGTCACCGTGCGCACCGTCCTGTCCCCGCCCTGGTCGACCGACGACATCAGCGAGGAGGGCCGCCGCAAGCTGGCGGAACACGGAGTGGCCCCGCCGCGCCCCACCTCCCGCGCCGACGGCCCGTTCCTGGTGGGCCTTTCCCCCACCAGGCACGCCCCGCCCGCCCGGCACGCCCCGCCCGGTCAAGAGGCGAGCCCGCCCCCGACGGCCGAGGCCGATCCGGTGCGCTGTCCGCACTGCGGCTCGGCCGACACCGTCGTGCTCAGCCGCTTCTCCTCGACGGCCTGCAAGGCGCTGCGCCGCTGCGAGCTGTGCGGGGAGCCGTTCGACCACTTCAAGGAGGTGTGA
- the paaC gene encoding 1,2-phenylacetyl-CoA epoxidase subunit PaaC, with amino-acid sequence MTATAPPALATLPLADDALVLSHRLGEWAGHAPVLEEELALANIALDLLGQARSLYAGLREELGTEDEIAYLREEREFRNCQLAEQPNGDFAHTIVRQLFFSTYQQPLYTQLAPALPLAEKAVRETAYHRDHAEQWTLRLGDGTEESHARTQRAADALWRFTGELFQPVEGLEVRWEELEEEWSAGIADVFSRAGLTVPEGPRVGAWTAGAGRQGLHTEPFGRMLAEMQHLHRSHPGATW; translated from the coding sequence GTGACGGCCACCGCCCCGCCCGCCCTCGCCACGCTTCCCCTCGCCGACGACGCACTCGTCCTCTCCCACCGCCTCGGCGAATGGGCCGGCCACGCACCCGTGCTGGAGGAGGAGCTGGCGCTGGCCAACATCGCACTGGACCTGCTGGGCCAGGCCCGCTCCCTCTACGCCGGGCTCCGCGAGGAGCTGGGCACCGAGGACGAGATCGCCTATCTGAGGGAAGAACGGGAGTTCCGCAACTGCCAGTTGGCGGAGCAGCCCAACGGAGACTTCGCCCACACCATCGTGCGGCAGCTCTTCTTCTCCACCTACCAGCAGCCGCTCTACACCCAGCTCGCCCCGGCCCTTCCGCTCGCCGAGAAGGCCGTCCGGGAGACGGCGTACCACCGCGACCACGCCGAGCAGTGGACGCTACGCCTCGGGGACGGCACCGAGGAGAGCCACGCGCGGACGCAGCGAGCCGCCGACGCGCTGTGGCGCTTCACGGGGGAGCTGTTCCAGCCCGTCGAGGGCCTGGAGGTGCGATGGGAGGAGCTGGAGGAGGAGTGGAGCGCCGGCATCGCCGATGTGTTCAGCCGCGCCGGGCTGACCGTTCCCGAAGGGCCCCGCGTGGGAGCCTGGACCGCCGGTGCGGGGCGCCAGGGGCTGCACACCGAGCCGTTCGGCCGGATGCTCGCCGAGATGCAGCATCTCCACCGCAGCCACCCGGGGGCGACATGGTGA
- a CDS encoding acyl-CoA dehydrogenase family protein yields the protein MDFSFSEEQQAAQEAAKAAFSGVSLDAVESPALVRAAVADDFDRALWRQLATSDLLGLFVPQEHGGSGLDPVALCLVLREAGRVLARVPLLETSAAALILGAYGSAELRAALLPRIAAGELTLTAAAHGRTGHEPPHHAVTAAREGGGWSLEGTQTAVPWAQTAGLTVIPAHTAQGTPVLAFLPPDAPGVTLAEQASTNGERYAEIRLAAAHIPDRDLIEAPEAADHLHRLLTTGTCALALGLAGRVLEMTSAYVSERRQFGFPVATFQAVAVQTADRYIDVRAMEATLWQAAWRLAPLDVAVAKIWASEGVRRVVQTAQHLHGGMGADTDYPLHRFHAWAKQLELSMGPAAAHEEALGDLLATHQPT from the coding sequence ATGGACTTCAGCTTCAGCGAGGAGCAGCAGGCGGCCCAGGAAGCCGCGAAGGCCGCCTTCTCGGGGGTCTCGCTCGATGCGGTGGAAAGCCCCGCGCTGGTGCGGGCGGCCGTCGCCGACGATTTCGACCGCGCGCTGTGGCGGCAGCTCGCCACATCCGACCTGCTCGGCCTCTTCGTGCCCCAGGAGCACGGCGGATCGGGCCTGGACCCGGTGGCGCTGTGCCTGGTGCTGCGCGAGGCCGGCCGGGTGCTCGCCCGAGTCCCCCTGCTGGAGACCAGCGCGGCGGCGCTCATCCTCGGCGCGTACGGAAGCGCGGAGCTGCGGGCCGCGCTGCTGCCCCGTATCGCGGCGGGCGAGCTGACGCTGACGGCGGCGGCCCACGGCCGTACGGGACACGAGCCGCCCCACCACGCCGTCACGGCCGCCCGTGAAGGAGGGGGCTGGAGTCTCGAAGGGACGCAGACGGCGGTGCCCTGGGCGCAGACCGCCGGCCTGACGGTGATCCCGGCGCACACCGCGCAGGGCACACCCGTGCTGGCCTTCCTCCCGCCGGACGCACCAGGCGTCACCCTGGCCGAGCAGGCGTCCACCAACGGGGAGCGCTACGCCGAGATACGCCTCGCCGCGGCCCACATCCCCGACCGCGATCTCATCGAAGCGCCGGAGGCGGCGGACCACCTGCACCGGCTGCTGACCACGGGCACCTGTGCGCTCGCGCTCGGGCTCGCCGGCAGGGTGCTGGAGATGACCAGCGCATACGTCAGCGAGCGCCGGCAATTCGGCTTCCCCGTCGCCACGTTCCAGGCGGTGGCCGTCCAGACCGCCGACCGCTACATCGACGTACGGGCGATGGAGGCCACGCTCTGGCAGGCGGCCTGGCGGCTGGCCCCCCTGGATGTGGCGGTCGCCAAGATCTGGGCGTCGGAGGGGGTACGCAGGGTGGTGCAGACCGCCCAGCATCTGCACGGAGGCATGGGCGCCGACACCGACTACCCGCTGCACCGCTTCCACGCCTGGGCCAAGCAACTGGAGCTGTCCATGGGCCCGGCAGCCGCCCACGAGGAAGCCCTCGGCGACCTGCTCGCCACCCACCAGCCCACCTGA
- a CDS encoding bacterial proteasome activator family protein, producing MTQPSNEQSQESPQVLVVGPDGMALGSAAPKGGGDGDGDEQAEVPVTEMVEQPAKVMRIGSMIKQLLEEVKAAPLDEASRVRLKEIHTSSIKELEDGLAPELIEELERLSLPFADDSTPTDAELRIAQAQLVGWLEGLFHGIQTALFAQQMAARAQLEQMRRALPPGAVPEDLGANEAQGRTGGPYL from the coding sequence ATGACACAGCCCAGCAACGAACAATCGCAGGAGAGCCCCCAGGTCCTGGTCGTGGGCCCCGACGGGATGGCTCTTGGCAGTGCCGCGCCCAAGGGCGGCGGGGACGGCGATGGCGATGAGCAGGCTGAGGTCCCCGTGACGGAAATGGTGGAGCAGCCCGCGAAGGTCATGCGGATCGGCAGCATGATCAAGCAGTTGCTGGAGGAGGTGAAGGCGGCCCCTCTGGACGAGGCCAGCAGGGTTCGGCTCAAGGAGATCCACACCAGCTCGATCAAGGAGCTGGAAGACGGTCTGGCGCCCGAGCTGATCGAGGAGCTGGAGCGCCTCTCGCTGCCCTTCGCCGACGACTCCACCCCCACCGACGCCGAACTGCGCATTGCCCAGGCACAGCTGGTCGGCTGGCTGGAGGGCCTCTTCCACGGTATCCAGACGGCGCTGTTCGCCCAGCAGATGGCGGCGCGCGCCCAGTTGGAGCAGATGCGCAGGGCGCTGCCGCCCGGCGCCGTACCGGAGGATCTCGGCGCCAACGAGGCGCAGGGCCGCACCGGCGGCCCCTACCTCTGA